One window of Candidatus Afararchaeum irisae genomic DNA carries:
- a CDS encoding cache domain-containing protein produces MSFFLVLGLIGGIGGYMYLDSKATLTQDANQKIETTAELHSSQMESWITSSRQQARMISESEHVSTGDRQEVKTYIDGLVEDDETVQGTRAIHYIDTETTEILTSSLDGRIGGNPRQEGAPWAQEDLTQLETDEVKISAFKPEVANATVMTFVTPVPGGENRGIVLVTSISEVAKGLEQPVDSSGTKIVSSEGRVMLSQKNPNSVGTQNTEGKGVDSDAVASALDGNTGVIQADSGTVVMGYSPIESLNWAVVTHAPSSSLLSVQQSVSMGILGILVTAIVGMGLIGVTIGRNTLRSVKTLSSKAEEIEDGNLDTSLNSDRDDEIGGLFSSFDSMRSSLRKKINEAEEAKKEAERQRKESEEAKREAEEMRHHLEDKAQEYENVMSKVADGNLTLRMDSDSRNDAMNSIA; encoded by the coding sequence GTGTCATTCTTTCTGGTACTCGGACTGATAGGCGGCATAGGCGGATATATGTATCTCGACTCGAAGGCGACACTGACTCAGGACGCTAACCAGAAGATCGAGACGACTGCGGAGCTACATTCGAGTCAGATGGAGAGCTGGATAACGTCGTCGCGGCAGCAGGCTCGTATGATCTCGGAGTCGGAGCACGTATCGACGGGGGACAGACAGGAAGTTAAGACATACATCGACGGTCTAGTTGAGGACGACGAGACTGTTCAGGGGACTAGAGCAATACATTACATAGATACAGAGACTACTGAGATACTCACGAGCAGCCTCGACGGGAGGATAGGGGGTAATCCGCGACAGGAGGGTGCACCCTGGGCTCAGGAAGACCTGACACAGCTTGAGACTGATGAAGTCAAGATATCGGCGTTCAAGCCGGAAGTGGCTAATGCCACAGTAATGACGTTCGTAACCCCTGTGCCCGGCGGAGAGAACCGTGGTATAGTTCTAGTCACGAGTATAAGTGAGGTAGCTAAGGGTCTCGAACAGCCCGTGGATTCGAGTGGTACAAAGATAGTCTCCTCAGAGGGGCGGGTCATGCTCAGTCAGAAAAATCCCAACTCTGTCGGGACTCAGAACACCGAGGGAAAGGGTGTAGACTCTGACGCCGTGGCAAGTGCACTTGACGGTAACACGGGTGTAATCCAGGCTGACAGTGGTACAGTAGTTATGGGATATTCACCCATCGAATCTCTCAACTGGGCAGTGGTTACACACGCTCCGTCGTCGAGCCTTCTCTCGGTACAGCAGAGTGTCTCTATGGGAATACTCGGAATACTCGTCACCGCTATCGTCGGCATGGGTCTCATAGGAGTCACCATAGGACGTAACACACTCAGATCCGTCAAGACGCTCTCCTCGAAAGCCGAGGAGATAGAGGACGGAAATCTCGACACGAGCCTGAACTCCGACAGAGACGACGAGATAGGCGGGCTTTTCTCGTCGTTCGACAGTATGAGGTCGTCACTCAGGAAGAAGATCAACGAAGCCGAGGAGGCGAAGAAGGAAGCCGAAAGACAGAGAAAGGAGTCGGAGGAGGCGAAGCGTGAAGCCGAGGAGATGAGACACCATCTCGAAGACAAAGCCCAGGAGTACGAAAACGTCATGTCAAAGGTAGCCGACGGCAACCTCACCCTCAGAATGGACTCCGACAGCCGGAACGACGCCATGAACTCAATCGC